The uncultured Desulfobulbus sp. genome window below encodes:
- the ppsA gene encoding phosphoenolpyruvate synthase, with translation MENRHDTALILWFDEIGIGDVPMVGGKNASLGEMHQKLTSKGVAVPNGYAITAYAYRYLLKEAGVEDAIRTALEGLDTHDLRNLQERGAKVREIIRTAEFPTKLREEIISAYNKMEEQYGEGFDVAVRSSATAEDLPDASFAGQQDTYLNICGVDALIDACKRCFASLFTDRAISYRHDKGFGQFDVYLSIVVQKMARSDSACSGVMFSIDTESGFKDAVFLTGAWGLGENVVQGAVNPDEYYIFKPTLKEGKRPIVGKRVGTKEIKMVYNTDPGAEEPVKNIDTTVEERNSYILSDDEILQLARWACIIEDHYGRPMDIEWAKDGDGTTVGTGNLFIVQARPETVHSQVTTRTMKTYVLKGKGDVLASGQAVGAKIGQGVTRVLHNVSQIHDFKAGEVLVTDMTDPDWEPIMKTAGAIVTNRGGRTCHAAIISRELGIPCVIGTENGTQMLKDGMNVTVSCAEGETGFVYDGLLDFEIESLDLDNIPETRTKIMMNVGLPEKAFVEGQLPNEGVGLAREEFIINSHIGIHPLALINYASLKAQAASDEEISEVIEDIDHRTAAYPDDKEQYFIDKLAEGVSRIAAGFYPKDVIVRLSDFKSNEYANLIGGFLYEPEESNPMIGWRGASRYYDPRYRQAFDLECKALIKARNEMGMTNIKLMVPFCRTPEEGRKVVEVMRENGLVQGENGLELYVMCEIPSNVIAADAFCDVFDGFSIGSNDLTQLTLGLDRDSDLVSHIYDERNEAVKAMIRMVIGTAKRRGRKIGICGQGPSDFPDFATFLVEEGIDSISLVSDTVVKTRLAIAAKEQELGIKP, from the coding sequence ATGGAAAACCGGCATGATACTGCATTAATTCTTTGGTTTGATGAAATCGGCATTGGGGATGTGCCGATGGTTGGCGGGAAAAACGCTTCCCTGGGTGAAATGCATCAGAAGCTGACCTCCAAAGGGGTTGCCGTGCCCAATGGGTATGCCATCACTGCCTATGCTTACCGTTATCTGCTCAAAGAAGCGGGTGTTGAAGATGCGATTCGTACTGCTCTGGAAGGGCTCGATACCCACGATTTACGCAATCTGCAAGAGCGGGGGGCTAAAGTTCGTGAGATTATTCGTACGGCGGAGTTTCCTACAAAACTGCGTGAGGAGATTATCAGCGCCTATAATAAAATGGAAGAGCAGTACGGTGAAGGGTTCGATGTAGCCGTACGCTCCTCAGCTACAGCCGAAGATTTGCCGGATGCTTCTTTTGCCGGACAGCAGGATACCTACCTCAATATATGTGGAGTGGATGCCCTGATCGATGCCTGTAAACGCTGCTTTGCCTCGTTGTTTACAGATAGGGCTATCTCCTATCGCCATGATAAGGGGTTTGGTCAGTTCGATGTCTATCTCTCTATTGTTGTTCAAAAGATGGCGCGCTCTGACTCTGCGTGTTCTGGCGTCATGTTTTCCATCGATACCGAGTCCGGTTTTAAAGATGCGGTTTTTTTGACAGGCGCCTGGGGATTAGGTGAAAATGTTGTGCAGGGAGCGGTTAATCCCGACGAGTATTACATTTTTAAACCCACTCTCAAAGAAGGGAAGCGGCCTATTGTTGGTAAGCGAGTTGGCACCAAAGAAATCAAGATGGTGTACAATACCGACCCTGGCGCTGAAGAGCCGGTAAAAAATATTGATACCACTGTCGAGGAGCGAAACTCTTATATCCTCAGTGACGATGAGATCTTGCAGCTGGCACGCTGGGCCTGCATCATTGAAGATCATTACGGTCGTCCCATGGATATTGAGTGGGCTAAAGATGGTGACGGCACAACCGTGGGAACCGGCAATCTGTTCATCGTCCAGGCTCGTCCAGAGACTGTCCATTCCCAGGTCACCACCCGTACCATGAAAACCTATGTCCTCAAAGGCAAGGGCGATGTCCTGGCCAGCGGTCAGGCGGTTGGTGCCAAAATCGGACAGGGCGTGACCCGTGTGTTGCATAACGTCAGCCAGATTCACGATTTTAAGGCGGGCGAGGTCCTGGTGACCGATATGACCGACCCTGATTGGGAGCCGATCATGAAAACGGCCGGTGCCATTGTCACCAACCGTGGTGGGCGCACTTGCCATGCGGCGATTATTTCCCGCGAGCTGGGTATCCCCTGTGTCATCGGTACCGAAAATGGTACTCAGATGCTCAAAGATGGGATGAACGTAACCGTTTCTTGTGCTGAAGGAGAGACCGGTTTTGTTTATGACGGTCTGCTTGATTTTGAAATCGAGTCGCTGGACCTGGATAATATTCCCGAGACTCGCACCAAGATTATGATGAACGTGGGCTTGCCGGAAAAAGCCTTTGTTGAAGGACAGCTTCCCAACGAGGGGGTAGGTCTTGCCCGTGAGGAGTTTATCATCAATTCCCACATCGGCATCCACCCGTTGGCACTGATCAACTACGCTTCTCTCAAGGCTCAGGCCGCAAGTGATGAAGAAATCAGCGAGGTGATTGAGGATATCGATCACCGCACCGCAGCTTATCCGGATGATAAAGAGCAGTACTTTATTGATAAGTTGGCAGAGGGCGTTAGCCGAATTGCCGCTGGCTTTTACCCAAAAGATGTTATCGTTCGCCTCTCGGATTTCAAATCTAATGAGTATGCCAACCTGATTGGTGGCTTTTTGTATGAGCCGGAGGAGTCCAATCCCATGATTGGCTGGCGTGGTGCTTCCCGTTACTATGATCCGCGGTATCGGCAGGCCTTTGACCTGGAGTGTAAAGCCCTGATCAAGGCTCGTAACGAGATGGGCATGACCAACATTAAGCTGATGGTTCCTTTTTGCCGTACACCGGAAGAGGGGCGCAAGGTTGTTGAGGTTATGCGAGAAAACGGATTGGTCCAGGGCGAAAATGGCCTGGAACTCTATGTCATGTGCGAGATTCCCTCAAACGTTATTGCTGCCGATGCCTTCTGTGATGTCTTTGATGGGTTCTCTATCGGCTCCAACGACCTCACCCAGTTGACCCTTGGGCTGGATCGTGACTCGGATCTTGTTTCTCATATCTACGATGAGCGCAATGAGGCGGTCAAGGCCATGATTCGCATGGTCATCGGCACCGCAAAACGTCGTGGTCGCAAGATTGGTATCTGTGGTCAGGGCCCCTCTGACTTCCCTGACTTTGCCACCTTCCTGGTGGAAGAGGGGATTGACTCCATCAGTCTTGTCTCTGATACCGTAGTAAAAACTCGCCTGGCTATTGCCGCCAAGGAGCAAGAGTTGGGTATCAAACCCTGA
- a CDS encoding phosphoglucomutase: MSIAQEILDIRSRYIADNDHPSSQYFQAINALVQGRANATGPEKQSWQEAIDDIYRLIDDEIHTNTKQPRQPIKFGTSGWRGMLGKDLYIHSVAVVTAAILSLYREAEKNEDLRQALGITSFAEMQRRGCVVGFDNRFGGPALALAAVNVLSANGVSVFYAGEATTGALSASVLIRNAAFSINLTPSHNPMEYGGFKYNAADAGPAAPILTDTITRLSREYIQAPSVPFIPDNLNLQTPLADLPNLVLEDALASWQQLVRDGEGLHGLQYDQLLTDFAQNTDMVVCVDTVHGASRRYIARLLNSPPAERLLLLRDDIDPTFGGIAPEPSSANMQPTIRTLAACDEFLKIGAIIDPDGDRIRFTDGEVEISMNQFGAMAYHFLHEIKGKQGMVAKTVASSNLANALAQQMGEKTFEPKVGFKEFKPVINKALVYFEESDGISIIGHTPEKDAFIGLILAIDMVQTLKKPLGAYLEEIENTYGHYYPDRDSVTVSAQGETLLKTLSQLERYPVGATVQVGDNRKQIAEVIDIDGRKMILEDGSWLMIRPSGTEPKVRFYVEARTAKETSLLVKSAKSMLAEIGLLA; this comes from the coding sequence ATGAGCATCGCACAAGAGATATTGGATATACGAAGCCGGTATATTGCTGACAACGACCACCCCTCAAGCCAGTATTTTCAAGCCATCAATGCTCTGGTTCAAGGGCGCGCCAACGCCACAGGCCCAGAAAAACAAAGCTGGCAGGAAGCAATAGACGATATCTACCGCCTCATCGATGATGAAATTCACACCAATACAAAACAGCCCCGGCAGCCAATTAAGTTCGGGACTTCTGGCTGGCGAGGCATGCTAGGAAAAGATCTCTATATCCATTCGGTGGCCGTGGTTACCGCAGCGATCCTCAGCCTCTATCGAGAAGCAGAAAAGAACGAAGACCTGCGCCAGGCACTGGGCATCACTAGCTTTGCAGAAATGCAACGACGAGGTTGCGTTGTCGGCTTTGACAACCGATTCGGAGGCCCTGCCTTGGCTCTTGCAGCGGTTAATGTCCTCAGCGCCAATGGAGTAAGCGTTTTTTACGCTGGCGAGGCCACAACGGGTGCGTTATCGGCATCTGTCCTCATTCGTAATGCTGCCTTTTCCATTAACCTGACCCCCAGCCACAATCCAATGGAATATGGAGGGTTCAAATATAATGCCGCAGATGCCGGACCGGCTGCCCCTATCCTCACCGATACGATCACCCGCCTGTCGCGAGAATATATTCAGGCACCAAGTGTTCCCTTCATTCCTGATAATCTTAACCTGCAGACCCCTCTTGCAGATTTGCCTAACTTAGTCCTGGAGGATGCTTTGGCCAGCTGGCAACAGCTAGTCCGCGATGGCGAAGGGCTCCATGGTCTGCAGTACGATCAACTCCTCACGGACTTTGCCCAAAACACAGATATGGTCGTTTGTGTCGACACCGTCCACGGCGCTTCCAGGCGCTACATTGCTCGCCTACTCAACAGTCCGCCAGCAGAGCGTCTACTCCTGCTGCGCGACGACATAGATCCAACCTTTGGAGGTATTGCCCCTGAGCCATCGTCTGCGAATATGCAGCCTACGATTCGCACCCTTGCGGCTTGTGACGAATTTTTAAAAATTGGAGCCATCATTGACCCGGATGGCGACCGAATTCGTTTTACTGATGGGGAAGTCGAGATCTCCATGAATCAGTTTGGGGCGATGGCCTATCATTTCCTCCATGAAATAAAAGGGAAACAGGGCATGGTCGCCAAGACTGTCGCCTCCAGCAATCTTGCCAATGCCCTGGCGCAACAGATGGGTGAAAAAACCTTTGAGCCCAAGGTCGGTTTCAAAGAATTCAAGCCCGTTATCAATAAGGCACTGGTGTATTTTGAAGAATCAGATGGTATTTCCATCATTGGCCATACCCCTGAAAAAGATGCCTTTATAGGACTTATACTGGCGATTGACATGGTCCAGACCCTGAAAAAGCCTCTGGGGGCCTATTTAGAGGAGATCGAAAATACGTATGGGCATTATTACCCCGACCGCGATAGTGTAACGGTTTCAGCCCAGGGTGAAACGCTCTTAAAAACGCTGAGCCAGCTGGAGCGCTATCCAGTCGGGGCAACTGTTCAGGTAGGGGATAATCGAAAGCAAATTGCCGAAGTTATCGATATCGATGGGCGAAAAATGATCTTAGAAGATGGCTCCTGGCTCATGATCCGACCTTCCGGAACTGAGCCCAAAGTACGCTTCTATGTAGAGGCTCGAACAGCCAAAGAAACTTCACTGCTTGTAAAAAGTGCCAAATCGATGCTTGCCGAAATAGGACTCCTGGCATAA
- the nifU gene encoding Fe-S cluster assembly protein NifU, with the protein MWEYTDEVQEHFTNPKNVGEIKNASGTGNVGSIACGDALRLTIKVDENDIITDAKFKTFGCASAIASSSMLTEMLKGMKLEDAKNLTNDDIAQALGGLPKEKMHCSVMGREALEAAIADYTGIMLPMAQGEVVCECFGVTDLEVIRAIKENSLASVEEITNFTKAGGGCGKCEGRLAALLVESTDGQNGPATAKKKKKRMTALEKIKKIEEVIEREIKPTLKKDDGDIQLIDVDGDFVTVSLRGSCAGCYSSQTTLKEYVEKKLREQVLDTLIVEEDK; encoded by the coding sequence ATGTGGGAATATACAGACGAAGTCCAGGAACACTTTACTAATCCGAAAAATGTCGGTGAAATTAAAAATGCCAGCGGCACCGGAAATGTCGGGTCAATCGCCTGCGGTGATGCCCTTCGCTTAACCATTAAGGTCGACGAAAATGACATCATCACCGATGCCAAATTCAAAACCTTTGGCTGCGCTTCAGCCATTGCCTCTTCATCGATGCTCACCGAAATGCTTAAAGGCATGAAACTCGAAGATGCAAAGAACCTGACCAACGATGATATTGCACAAGCGTTGGGTGGCCTGCCCAAAGAAAAAATGCACTGTTCGGTCATGGGCCGCGAAGCCCTTGAGGCTGCCATTGCAGACTACACCGGTATCATGCTGCCCATGGCACAAGGAGAGGTGGTCTGTGAGTGTTTTGGTGTGACTGATCTGGAAGTTATTCGCGCTATAAAAGAAAATTCTCTGGCCTCTGTCGAAGAAATAACCAACTTCACTAAAGCTGGTGGAGGCTGCGGTAAATGCGAGGGACGCCTTGCAGCCCTGCTGGTGGAGAGCACAGATGGCCAGAACGGTCCGGCCACTGCCAAGAAAAAGAAAAAACGTATGACCGCCCTGGAAAAAATCAAAAAAATCGAGGAAGTCATTGAACGCGAGATCAAACCAACCCTGAAAAAAGATGACGGGGATATTCAACTCATTGATGTCGATGGTGACTTTGTCACTGTTTCCCTGCGTGGTTCCTGTGCAGGTTGTTACTCGTCTCAGACCACCTTGAAAGAATATGTCGAGAAGAAACTGCGTGAGCAGGTGCTTGATACCCTGATCGTTGAGGAGGATAAGTAA